The following are encoded in a window of Methylicorpusculum oleiharenae genomic DNA:
- the trmL gene encoding tRNA (uridine(34)/cytosine(34)/5-carboxymethylaminomethyluridine(34)-2'-O)-methyltransferase TrmL, whose protein sequence is MFDIVLYEPEIPANTGNIIRLCANTGAHLHLIKPLGFKLEDKKLRRAGLDYHEWVDIQVHDSLVAYHEANKPKRLFALTTKGKKIFSDVPFAAGDAFLFGPETRGLPNALLAAMPADHLLCLPMKPESRSMNLSNTVAIMLYEAWRQRGFDGASLKPAIN, encoded by the coding sequence ATGTTCGATATAGTGCTCTATGAGCCCGAAATTCCTGCAAACACCGGTAATATTATTCGGCTTTGCGCCAATACCGGCGCGCATCTTCATTTAATCAAGCCTTTGGGATTTAAGCTGGAGGATAAAAAATTAAGACGGGCGGGGCTGGATTATCATGAATGGGTTGACATACAAGTGCATGACTCGCTGGTTGCTTATCACGAAGCTAATAAACCTAAAAGGCTTTTTGCGTTGACGACTAAAGGCAAGAAAATATTCTCTGATGTCCCTTTTGCCGCAGGAGATGCATTTTTGTTTGGACCTGAGACACGGGGCTTGCCAAATGCTTTGTTAGCAGCGATGCCGGCTGATCACTTGTTGTGTTTGCCTATGAAACCGGAAAGCCGGAGTATGAACTTATCCAATACGGTCGCCATAATGCTATACGAGGCTTGGCGTCAGAGAGGTTTTGATGGGGCGAGTTTAAAACCAGCAATTAACTAA
- a CDS encoding glycogen/starch/alpha-glucan phosphorylase has translation MHSKKFTSSKPAANITKLSPLGLESNHLVADFKRYYGHRLGRDENCRSPYYAYEALALAISDRLIERWKATYNAYKKEDCKRAFYLSMEFLMGRTLSNAMLNLGVTDVAKSAMYELGLEIEELIDSEPDAGLGNGGLGRLAACFIDSCATLQLPVTGYGLRYEYGMFSQTLVNGEQVEKPDHWLRNGNIWEIERPEYAHRIKFGGHTESHIDERGKKRVCWIDTHDVLAVPFDTPIPGYKNGTVNTLRLWKATATEEFDLQEFNAGDYAESVAAKNTAENITMVLYPNDANENGKALRLRQQYLLASASLQDVIANWVGRHGNDFSQFAEKNCFQLNDTHPSIAVAELMRLLIDIHGLDWDHAWKITRNTMAYTNHTLLPEALERWSVNLFESLLPRLLEIIYEINSHFIAEVSVHWPGDHDRMRRMSLIEEGNEKQVRMAYLAIVGCYSVNGVAELHSKLLQEGLFRDFYELWPHKFNNKTNGVTPRRWLAACNPDLAKLISETIGDGWLTDLSQLEKLKPYADDPKFREKWYNIKQECKSKLVEYKRTEMGVDLSTDALFDVQVKRIHEYKRQLLNVLHVIHLYDRIKRGETKNWTNRCVLIGGKAAPGYYMAKKTIKFINNVADVINNDPDVGDKLKLVFLPNYRVSAMEKICPGADLSEQISTAGKEASGTGNMKFMMNGALTIGTLDGANIEIREEVGDDNFFLFGLTEGQVEELRSHYDPLSIIEQDEDLKRVIKLIECGHFSLLEPGIFDDVVNSIRSSNDPWMTVADFRSYVDAQNRAEIAYLDKDNWTRMSILNCASSGKFSTDRTISDYNREIWKLTPVAPLIS, from the coding sequence ATGCATTCCAAAAAATTCACAAGCAGTAAACCGGCAGCTAATATTACCAAGCTTTCACCTTTAGGATTAGAGAGCAATCATCTGGTAGCAGATTTCAAGAGGTACTATGGCCATCGTTTAGGTCGCGACGAAAACTGCAGATCTCCCTATTATGCTTATGAAGCGTTAGCTCTGGCGATCAGTGACCGTCTCATTGAGCGGTGGAAAGCGACGTACAACGCTTATAAAAAGGAAGATTGCAAAAGAGCATTTTATTTGTCGATGGAATTTTTGATGGGGCGCACGCTCAGCAACGCAATGCTAAATTTGGGCGTTACCGATGTTGCAAAAAGTGCAATGTACGAGCTCGGTCTGGAAATCGAAGAACTCATTGACAGCGAGCCTGATGCGGGCTTGGGCAATGGTGGTCTCGGGCGATTAGCCGCTTGTTTCATTGACAGTTGCGCGACACTTCAATTGCCGGTGACAGGTTATGGTTTGCGCTATGAATACGGCATGTTCAGCCAGACGCTGGTCAATGGTGAGCAAGTTGAAAAACCGGACCATTGGTTACGCAATGGCAATATTTGGGAGATAGAAAGACCTGAATATGCTCATAGAATCAAGTTTGGCGGGCACACCGAATCTCATATCGATGAGCGCGGAAAAAAGAGGGTCTGCTGGATAGATACGCACGATGTGCTTGCGGTGCCTTTTGATACTCCGATTCCCGGTTACAAAAATGGTACTGTCAATACCTTGCGCTTATGGAAAGCGACGGCAACTGAAGAATTTGACTTGCAGGAATTTAATGCAGGGGATTATGCTGAATCGGTTGCGGCAAAAAATACTGCAGAAAACATTACCATGGTGCTCTATCCGAACGATGCCAATGAAAACGGCAAAGCTCTTCGATTGCGCCAGCAATATCTTCTGGCTTCGGCCAGCTTGCAGGATGTCATTGCCAATTGGGTAGGGCGGCATGGCAACGATTTTTCTCAATTTGCAGAAAAAAACTGCTTCCAGCTTAACGACACTCATCCCAGTATCGCGGTTGCCGAGTTAATGCGTCTGTTGATCGATATTCATGGTTTGGATTGGGATCATGCCTGGAAAATTACCAGAAATACGATGGCTTATACCAACCATACGCTGCTGCCGGAGGCTCTGGAGCGTTGGTCTGTTAATTTGTTCGAAAGTTTATTGCCTCGTTTGCTGGAAATCATTTACGAAATCAATTCTCATTTTATAGCAGAAGTTTCAGTGCATTGGCCTGGTGATCATGATCGTATGAGACGGATGTCATTGATTGAGGAAGGTAATGAAAAACAGGTCAGAATGGCATACTTGGCAATAGTGGGCTGCTATTCTGTTAACGGCGTGGCGGAACTTCATTCAAAGCTGCTACAGGAAGGGCTTTTCAGGGATTTCTACGAACTATGGCCTCATAAGTTCAACAACAAAACCAATGGCGTGACCCCAAGGCGCTGGTTGGCGGCTTGTAATCCGGATTTGGCTAAGTTGATTTCCGAAACCATTGGTGATGGCTGGTTGACTGATTTGTCGCAGCTTGAAAAGCTCAAGCCCTATGCAGACGATCCGAAATTCAGAGAAAAATGGTACAACATCAAGCAAGAATGCAAAAGTAAGCTGGTTGAATATAAAAGAACCGAAATGGGCGTTGATTTAAGCACGGATGCCTTATTTGATGTTCAGGTTAAGCGCATTCACGAGTACAAACGTCAACTGCTCAATGTGTTGCATGTTATCCATCTGTATGACCGGATCAAGCGAGGAGAAACCAAAAACTGGACAAATCGCTGTGTACTTATTGGCGGAAAAGCGGCACCTGGCTATTACATGGCCAAAAAAACCATTAAATTTATCAATAACGTTGCTGATGTCATCAATAACGACCCTGATGTGGGCGATAAATTAAAGCTGGTTTTTTTGCCTAACTACCGTGTGTCGGCGATGGAAAAAATATGCCCCGGTGCGGACTTATCGGAACAGATTTCCACGGCAGGAAAGGAAGCGTCTGGTACCGGCAACATGAAATTCATGATGAATGGAGCGCTCACTATAGGCACTCTGGACGGGGCTAATATAGAAATAAGAGAAGAGGTCGGTGATGATAACTTCTTTTTATTCGGTTTGACCGAAGGTCAGGTAGAGGAACTGCGCTCGCATTATGATCCTCTATCGATTATTGAGCAGGATGAAGACTTGAAGAGAGTCATCAAGCTCATTGAGTGCGGCCATTTTAGTTTGCTTGAGCCCGGCATTTTTGACGATGTGGTTAATTCTATCAGGAGTTCTAACGATCCGTGGATGACCGTTGCCGATTTTCGCAGTTATGTCGATGCTCAAAATCGGGCGGAAATTGCTTATCTGGATAAAGATAACTGGACTAGAATGAGTATTCTGAATTGTGCGTCCAGCGGAAAGTTCTCGACGGACCGGACAATCAGTGACTATAACCGTGAAATCTGGAAATTGACGCCCGTTGCACCATTGATCAGTTAA
- the secA gene encoding preprotein translocase subunit SecA — MLGNLVKIVIGSRNDRLIKKKRKLVKKINALAADYERLSDEELKAKTLEFRDRLEKGETIDDLIPEAFATVREASSRVFGMRHFDVQLIGGMVLNDGKIAEMKTGEGKTLMATLAAYLNALPGKGVHVVTVNDYLAARDADWMGKLYGFLGLTTGVIVSQMDSRERRTAYASDITYGTNNEFGFDYLRDNMAFSMAQKVQRELAFAIVDEVDSILIDEARTPLIISGPTEGSTEVYMKANEIVPFLTKQEKEDEPGDFSVDEKTRQVYLTEEGHERVERLMIEHGLMAEGGSLYDAANIRLMHYLNASLRAHNLFQKDVDYIVANNEVVIVDEFTGRVMPGRRWSEGLHQAIEAKEHVAIQNENQTLASITFQNYFRLYEKLSGMTGTADTEAFELNSIYGLEVVVIPTHRPMIRKDLGDLVYLTAIEKYQAIVEDIKQCVERGQPVLVGTTSIENSEIISRLLTQQKIKHEVLNAKQHEREAHIIAQAGMPGAVTIATNMAGRGTDIVLGGNLDEELKALPEGTSEEEIQKVRGAWLDRHQLVLDSGGLHVIGSERHESRRVDNQLRGRSGRQGDPGSTRFYLSLEDPLMRIFASDRVASLMQKLGMGHGEAIEHPWVTRSIESAQQKVENRNFDIRKQILTYDDVANDQRKVVYAQRNELMAAEDISDIITQIRKDVVNNVITQYIPPKTMEEQWNTKGLEEHLHQEFNVEIPVRQMLADDKKLHEAILRDRIVELVEQSYKQKEERIAPDVLRHFEKSVMMQVLDNSWKEHLAAMDHLRQGIHFRGYAQKDPKQEYKRESFDMFTALLDHIKYEVVGILAKVQVQEEEDVRAIDEQRQEPQELHFEHAEAESFVQAIEHDADVTGEADAEQPFVRDGKKVGRNDPCPCGSGKKYKQCHGQIS; from the coding sequence ATGCTGGGTAATCTGGTTAAAATTGTAATAGGCAGTCGAAATGATCGCTTGATCAAGAAAAAAAGGAAGCTGGTAAAAAAAATCAATGCGCTGGCGGCCGATTATGAAAGATTATCCGACGAGGAACTAAAAGCAAAAACGCTGGAGTTCCGTGATCGTCTGGAAAAAGGCGAAACAATAGATGATTTGATTCCTGAAGCTTTTGCTACTGTCAGAGAGGCGTCTTCCCGGGTATTTGGAATGCGTCACTTCGATGTTCAGTTGATCGGCGGTATGGTACTGAATGACGGCAAAATTGCCGAAATGAAGACCGGAGAAGGTAAAACATTGATGGCAACGCTGGCGGCTTATCTTAATGCCTTGCCGGGGAAGGGCGTACATGTCGTTACCGTTAACGATTATTTGGCGGCTCGTGATGCGGATTGGATGGGCAAGTTGTACGGTTTTCTCGGCTTGACAACTGGGGTTATTGTGAGCCAAATGGATAGCCGTGAGCGTCGTACCGCTTATGCTTCCGACATTACCTATGGAACAAACAATGAATTCGGGTTTGACTATCTGCGCGACAATATGGCGTTCAGCATGGCCCAAAAAGTTCAGCGTGAGCTGGCATTTGCGATTGTCGATGAGGTGGACTCCATTCTGATTGACGAGGCAAGAACCCCGTTAATCATTTCCGGGCCGACAGAAGGCAGTACCGAAGTTTATATGAAAGCGAACGAAATTGTTCCTTTCCTTACCAAACAGGAAAAAGAAGACGAGCCGGGCGATTTTTCTGTCGATGAGAAAACCAGACAGGTTTATTTGACTGAAGAAGGTCATGAACGGGTCGAGCGGTTAATGATAGAGCATGGTTTGATGGCGGAAGGTGGAAGTTTGTATGACGCTGCTAATATCAGGCTCATGCATTATCTGAATGCATCGTTGAGAGCACACAATTTATTTCAAAAAGATGTTGATTATATCGTCGCAAACAATGAGGTCGTCATTGTTGATGAGTTTACCGGGCGTGTTATGCCTGGGCGACGCTGGTCGGAAGGCTTGCATCAAGCGATAGAAGCAAAAGAGCATGTGGCTATTCAAAACGAAAATCAAACTTTGGCCTCCATCACCTTTCAAAATTATTTCAGGCTTTATGAAAAGCTGTCCGGTATGACCGGTACTGCAGATACGGAGGCATTTGAATTAAATAGTATATACGGTCTGGAAGTGGTTGTGATTCCTACCCATAGGCCGATGATCAGAAAAGATCTGGGTGATTTGGTCTATCTGACGGCTATAGAAAAATATCAGGCCATTGTCGAAGATATTAAACAATGCGTTGAGCGTGGGCAGCCGGTTTTAGTGGGTACCACGTCAATTGAAAATTCCGAAATTATATCCAGATTGCTGACTCAGCAAAAAATCAAGCATGAAGTGCTCAATGCCAAGCAGCATGAACGCGAGGCGCATATTATCGCCCAAGCCGGTATGCCCGGAGCTGTAACTATAGCCACCAATATGGCGGGTAGGGGAACGGATATCGTGCTGGGGGGAAACCTGGACGAAGAATTGAAAGCATTGCCTGAGGGAACAAGCGAAGAAGAGATACAAAAAGTCCGTGGAGCTTGGCTGGATAGACACCAGCTTGTGCTGGATAGCGGAGGGCTTCATGTCATCGGTTCAGAACGGCACGAATCCCGCCGGGTCGATAATCAGTTAAGAGGCCGCTCCGGACGCCAGGGTGACCCGGGTTCAACACGTTTTTATCTGTCCTTGGAAGATCCTTTGATGCGTATTTTCGCTTCGGATCGCGTGGCATCGTTGATGCAAAAACTGGGCATGGGACATGGCGAGGCGATTGAGCATCCCTGGGTAACCCGCTCGATTGAAAGCGCCCAGCAAAAAGTGGAAAACCGAAATTTTGATATTCGCAAACAAATATTGACTTACGATGACGTGGCGAATGATCAGCGGAAGGTTGTTTATGCGCAACGTAATGAGTTGATGGCGGCAGAAGATATTTCCGACATCATCACGCAGATCAGAAAAGATGTGGTCAACAATGTGATTACTCAGTATATCCCTCCAAAAACCATGGAAGAGCAATGGAATACCAAAGGGTTAGAAGAGCATTTACATCAGGAGTTCAATGTGGAAATTCCAGTTCGGCAAATGCTTGCCGACGATAAAAAATTGCATGAAGCAATATTAAGAGACCGCATTGTCGAACTGGTTGAGCAGTCTTATAAACAAAAAGAAGAGAGAATTGCGCCTGACGTGCTAAGGCACTTCGAAAAATCGGTCATGATGCAGGTGTTGGATAACAGCTGGAAAGAACATCTTGCTGCAATGGATCATCTTCGTCAGGGTATTCATTTTAGAGGCTATGCGCAAAAAGATCCGAAGCAGGAATATAAACGTGAATCGTTTGATATGTTTACGGCTCTTCTGGACCACATAAAGTATGAAGTCGTTGGGATTCTTGCGAAAGTTCAGGTGCAAGAGGAAGAGGATGTTCGGGCAATTGATGAGCAGCGTCAGGAGCCTCAAGAGTTGCATTTTGAACATGCTGAAGCCGAGTCATTTGTTCAGGCGATCGAGCATGATGCGGATGTGACGGGTGAGGCAGATGCCGAGCAGCCTTTTGTCCGTGATGGAAAAAAAGTTGGAAGGAATGATCCTTGTCCCTGCGGTTCCGGAAAAAAATATAAGCAGTGCCATGGTCAGATAAGTTAA
- a CDS encoding cold-shock protein has product MATTGTVKWFNADKGFGFIQQEQGPDVFVHFRNIAGTGFKSLNEGQKVQFVVTQGQKGPQAEEVTII; this is encoded by the coding sequence ATGGCTACTACAGGCACAGTTAAATGGTTTAATGCGGACAAAGGTTTCGGTTTTATTCAACAAGAGCAAGGACCCGATGTTTTTGTTCATTTTCGCAATATAGCGGGAACAGGATTTAAATCCTTAAACGAAGGACAAAAAGTCCAATTTGTTGTGACTCAAGGTCAAAAAGGACCGCAAGCCGAAGAAGTTACGATTATCTAA
- a CDS encoding DciA family protein, giving the protein MAKYHSFKTPLAFPNKTLAVIALHAKQQSIILNAIRARLPDELTSSIKYLAVSGGKLQVYTDNAANATKLRFHGPTLLDAASLATHAKVLSLQIRITETLRQEYRVRKPGPKLPSMAIIKALRNNQASKSADPLDQALMRLSLTLEKLSKKPAES; this is encoded by the coding sequence ATGGCTAAATATCACTCGTTTAAAACTCCGCTGGCATTTCCCAATAAAACGCTTGCCGTGATCGCCTTACATGCAAAACAGCAATCGATCATTCTTAACGCCATTCGCGCAAGACTGCCTGATGAACTGACCAGCTCTATAAAATATCTCGCTGTCTCGGGCGGCAAACTCCAGGTTTATACTGACAATGCGGCTAATGCGACAAAACTGAGATTTCATGGCCCCACCTTATTAGATGCTGCCAGCCTGGCAACGCACGCTAAAGTTTTGTCTTTGCAGATACGGATAACAGAAACTTTGCGTCAGGAATACCGTGTCAGAAAGCCAGGACCGAAGCTTCCGTCTATGGCTATTATCAAGGCACTTAGGAATAATCAAGCATCAAAATCGGCTGATCCGCTGGATCAGGCCCTCATGCGCTTGAGTTTGACTTTAGAAAAATTATCTAAAAAACCAGCAGAAAGTTGA
- the lpxC gene encoding UDP-3-O-acyl-N-acetylglucosamine deacetylase, with the protein MIKQRTLKNTIRATGVGLHTGDKVYVTLRPAEPNTGIRFRRVDLDEPVTIIASPGNVGETTLSTTLIQDGVKISTIEHLLSAFAGLGIDNAIIDLSAAEVPIMDGSAGPFVFLLQSAGVEEQDIPKQYLRIKRSIRVEDGDKWAAFEPFNGFKVTFTIDFEHPAFAEHLKTAVMDFSSTTFVKEVSRARTFGFMKDIDMLRQNNLALGGSLDNAIVVDDDKILNEDGLRYADEFVKHKILDAIGDLYLLGHSLIGEFVGYKSGHGLNNKLLRTLLENKDAWEMVTFDDEKDAPISFMRSAGDVAEPA; encoded by the coding sequence ATGATCAAACAGCGTACTTTAAAAAACACGATTCGGGCCACCGGTGTAGGGCTGCATACCGGCGATAAGGTTTATGTGACTTTGCGTCCGGCAGAACCCAATACCGGTATAAGGTTTCGTCGTGTTGATCTGGACGAGCCCGTCACCATTATTGCGTCACCGGGAAATGTTGGAGAAACCACCCTTTCAACGACTCTCATTCAAGATGGTGTAAAAATATCTACTATCGAGCATTTGCTTTCCGCATTTGCAGGTTTGGGGATCGATAACGCTATTATTGATCTGAGTGCCGCTGAGGTGCCTATCATGGATGGCAGTGCCGGGCCCTTTGTTTTTTTATTACAGTCGGCCGGTGTAGAAGAGCAGGACATTCCGAAACAATATCTTCGGATAAAACGCAGCATCCGTGTCGAGGATGGCGATAAATGGGCCGCATTTGAGCCTTTTAATGGCTTCAAAGTCACGTTTACAATCGATTTTGAACATCCTGCTTTCGCTGAGCACTTAAAGACAGCTGTGATGGATTTTTCCTCGACAACTTTTGTTAAGGAAGTGAGTCGGGCTAGAACCTTTGGCTTTATGAAAGATATTGATATGCTCAGGCAGAATAACCTTGCTTTGGGCGGCAGTCTGGATAACGCCATTGTTGTCGATGATGACAAAATCCTTAACGAAGACGGTTTGCGTTACGCCGATGAGTTTGTAAAGCATAAAATTTTGGACGCAATCGGCGATTTGTATTTATTGGGGCATAGCCTGATTGGGGAATTTGTCGGGTATAAATCCGGGCACGGACTGAATAATAAATTACTCCGGACGTTGCTTGAAAACAAGGATGCGTGGGAAATGGTAACTTTCGATGATGAGAAGGATGCCCCCATTTCGTTTATGCGCAGTGCAGGGGATGTTGCCGAGCCTGCATAA
- the ftsZ gene encoding cell division protein FtsZ — protein sequence MKYELMDIGAENAVIKVIGVGGGGGNAVNHMVEKHIEGVQFICANTDAQALRKMNVDTIIQLGAELTKGLGAGTNPDIGKQAALENRERIKEVIQGADMVFLTAGMGGGTGTGAIPTIAEIARELGILTVAVVTKPFHFEGKKKMEVAEQGIKELEKYVDSLITIPNQKLLPVLGSNISLVSAFNAANNVLLDAVQGITELITHPGMINVDFADVRTVMSGMGAAIMGTGSASGENRAREAAEKAIACPLLEDINLQGARGILVNITAADMGIAEFDEVGNIVHEFGSEDAIIKIGTAIDPSLGDEIKVTVVATGMGGQTVAAHPHIKLAVKAVTAGEINYEKLDKPTVIRQNRAELRETRFGAQPKKEIDMDYLDIPAFLRRQAD from the coding sequence ATGAAATATGAACTAATGGACATCGGTGCTGAAAATGCCGTAATAAAAGTCATCGGCGTCGGCGGCGGTGGCGGTAATGCAGTCAATCACATGGTGGAAAAACACATTGAAGGTGTGCAATTCATCTGTGCAAATACCGATGCCCAAGCACTAAGAAAAATGAATGTGGATACTATCATTCAATTGGGCGCGGAATTGACCAAAGGTTTGGGTGCGGGGACCAATCCTGATATCGGTAAACAAGCGGCGTTGGAAAACAGAGAGCGAATCAAGGAAGTCATTCAGGGTGCCGATATGGTTTTTTTAACCGCAGGCATGGGCGGCGGCACAGGTACTGGAGCCATTCCCACTATTGCTGAAATAGCCAGAGAATTAGGCATTCTTACCGTTGCAGTTGTGACCAAGCCTTTCCATTTCGAAGGCAAAAAGAAAATGGAAGTCGCCGAACAAGGTATCAAAGAACTTGAAAAATATGTCGATTCTTTGATCACGATTCCCAATCAAAAACTGTTGCCGGTTTTAGGCAGCAACATTTCATTGGTAAGCGCATTTAATGCGGCCAACAATGTGCTGCTGGATGCGGTGCAAGGCATTACCGAATTAATTACTCATCCCGGTATGATCAACGTCGATTTTGCTGACGTAAGAACCGTTATGTCGGGTATGGGTGCTGCGATTATGGGTACGGGATCGGCCTCAGGTGAGAACCGTGCTAGAGAAGCCGCTGAAAAAGCCATCGCCTGTCCTTTGCTGGAAGATATCAACTTGCAAGGTGCACGCGGAATTCTCGTCAACATTACCGCTGCGGATATGGGGATTGCCGAGTTTGATGAAGTAGGTAACATTGTTCACGAATTCGGATCGGAAGACGCCATCATTAAGATCGGAACAGCCATCGATCCTTCTCTGGGTGACGAGATCAAGGTGACTGTCGTGGCAACGGGTATGGGCGGACAAACCGTTGCAGCGCATCCACACATCAAGTTGGCGGTAAAAGCCGTGACGGCGGGCGAAATTAATTATGAAAAGCTGGATAAGCCCACTGTCATAAGACAAAATCGTGCTGAACTTCGTGAGACGCGTTTTGGTGCTCAGCCTAAAAAAGAGATCGATATGGACTATTTGGACATCCCTGCGTTTTTAAGACGTCAAGCGGATTAA
- the ftsA gene encoding cell division protein FtsA: MAKKTDRNLIVGLDIGTSKVAAIVGEHTGNGEIEVIGIGCTPSRGLKKGVVVNLESTVQSIRRAIEEAELMAGCEITSVFAGIAGSHIKSLNSHGIVAIKEKEVTQYDIDRVIDSARAVAIPADQKILHILPQEFVIDLQDGIKEPIGMSGIRLEAKVHMVTGSVSAAQNIIKCIRRCGLEVDDIVLEQLASCNSVLTDDEKDLGVCLIDIGGGTTDIAVFSHGAIKHTAVIPIAGDQVTNDIAVALRTPTQNAEQIKQKYACALTQLANTDQLIEVPSIGDRAPRKISVQNLAEIIEPRYEELMLLVQAELRRSGYEEMIAAGIVITGGSAKVTGVIELAEEIFHMPVRMGLPQHVSGLTDVIRNPIHSTGVGLLLYGKEHRGGFDSFDADSTGVLAKMKKWFQGNF, from the coding sequence ATGGCAAAAAAAACAGATAGGAATTTAATAGTTGGACTGGATATTGGAACATCAAAAGTTGCAGCCATCGTCGGTGAACATACCGGGAATGGCGAAATTGAAGTTATAGGTATCGGTTGCACACCTTCTCGCGGCTTAAAAAAGGGGGTTGTGGTTAACCTTGAGTCTACTGTGCAGTCAATTCGTCGAGCGATCGAGGAAGCCGAACTGATGGCGGGATGCGAAATCACCTCGGTATTTGCGGGTATAGCCGGAAGTCACATAAAAAGCCTCAATTCCCACGGGATTGTCGCTATAAAAGAAAAAGAAGTGACTCAATATGACATTGACAGAGTGATTGATTCTGCTCGAGCAGTGGCAATCCCTGCTGATCAGAAAATTTTGCACATTCTGCCTCAGGAATTTGTGATTGATTTGCAGGATGGTATCAAAGAACCTATCGGGATGTCAGGCATTCGCTTGGAAGCCAAGGTTCACATGGTGACCGGAAGCGTCAGCGCGGCGCAAAACATTATCAAATGTATCCGCCGGTGTGGGCTGGAAGTAGACGATATCGTTCTGGAGCAGCTGGCATCGTGTAATTCCGTTCTGACCGATGATGAAAAAGATTTGGGCGTTTGTCTTATTGATATAGGCGGCGGGACCACAGACATTGCTGTTTTCTCCCACGGTGCGATCAAGCATACCGCTGTTATTCCGATTGCGGGTGATCAAGTCACCAATGATATAGCCGTAGCCTTAAGAACACCTACCCAAAATGCAGAACAAATCAAGCAGAAATATGCTTGTGCACTGACACAATTAGCCAATACTGATCAGTTGATTGAGGTGCCTAGTATTGGTGATAGAGCACCCAGAAAAATATCCGTGCAAAATCTGGCGGAAATCATTGAGCCTCGTTATGAAGAGTTGATGTTGTTGGTTCAAGCTGAGCTAAGGCGAAGCGGGTATGAAGAAATGATTGCCGCCGGTATTGTCATTACTGGCGGGAGCGCGAAAGTAACAGGGGTAATCGAATTAGCGGAAGAGATATTCCATATGCCGGTCCGGATGGGACTTCCTCAGCATGTTTCAGGGCTGACGGATGTTATCAGAAATCCGATCCATTCAACCGGTGTGGGTTTGTTGCTATATGGAAAAGAACACAGGGGTGGCTTTGACAGTTTTGATGCGGATAGCACCGGCGTGTTGGCCAAAATGAAAAAATGGTTTCAGGGTAATTTTTAA
- a CDS encoding cell division protein FtsQ/DivIB: MQITKFVCIGLLLIGLIWTFWDKAKTYQSDAVPIRYVRIEGVFQYISKEELKQTVKPLVTTGIFSADMLAIQQAMMKLPWIANVRVKRVWPDAIDIKVYEKMAVARWGENGLLSIRGEIFRPSNTVQFENLPKLHGPEGQAAKLLEIMRGLRTTLADHSFGLAEFIVNERRAWKIVLTNGMEIQLGGKEQLRTFQRFLKTLSLLNQDQIESIAKVDLRYPNGYAVTWKPGVPEIDWKKIAEGQQQP; the protein is encoded by the coding sequence ATGCAGATCACCAAGTTTGTGTGCATAGGGTTGTTATTGATAGGGCTAATATGGACTTTTTGGGACAAAGCAAAAACCTACCAGTCGGATGCGGTACCTATCAGGTATGTAAGAATTGAAGGTGTTTTTCAATACATCAGTAAAGAGGAACTTAAGCAGACCGTTAAGCCTTTGGTGACGACCGGCATCTTTAGTGCCGATATGCTGGCAATACAGCAGGCTATGATGAAGTTGCCGTGGATTGCTAATGTCAGGGTTAAGAGGGTATGGCCGGATGCGATTGATATTAAGGTCTACGAAAAAATGGCAGTCGCCCGATGGGGTGAAAATGGTCTGCTATCTATACGGGGAGAAATATTTAGACCGTCGAATACGGTACAGTTTGAAAATCTTCCCAAATTGCATGGCCCCGAAGGCCAAGCTGCCAAACTTCTTGAAATCATGAGAGGTTTGAGAACAACCCTGGCGGATCATTCATTTGGATTGGCAGAGTTTATTGTTAACGAACGGCGGGCCTGGAAGATCGTGTTAACGAATGGTATGGAAATACAACTAGGCGGAAAAGAACAACTGAGAACTTTTCAGCGGTTTTTAAAGACCTTGAGTTTATTAAATCAAGATCAAATAGAGTCAATTGCAAAAGTCGATTTAAGGTATCCGAACGGCTATGCAGTTACATGGAAACCCGGCGTTCCGGAAATAGACTGGAAGAAGATTGCTGAAGGACAACAGCAGCCTTAA